Within Winogradskyella helgolandensis, the genomic segment TGATGAGTTTTTGAGTCTCTATTAATAAAGTTTGGGTGTCATCGTCAAATGTAATGTCATCATTTAATCTTGTATAACTTCCGTTGAAAGTAATCTTTGGCAAGAATACAGATTTTGCTATTTGTTGATCTACTTTGGCTTGCTCAGATTCAATTTTATTACTTTTTAGAGTGTGATTTTTTTGAAGTCCTTTATGAATTAAATCTTTGAGTATGGGGTCTAATTCTTGTGCCGAAATTTCTGTTGGAATTACAGTTATAAGTAGCAGTAAAACACAATTTAAGGCGACTTTATTGATGTTCATTTTGCATAGTTTTTAATTACTATACAAAGGTATTACTGAATTTTGAATTTATTTTTGACCTATATCATAAAAGGTGAAGATTTATGATAAATTTTAATTGATAGCATCTTGACTTCTAATACGACTTAATGTTTCTTGTGCCATGCCTAAATAAGAAGCAATATGACCTAATGATACTTGGTAGACAATATCAGGAAATTCAGCCAGCATATAATCGTAGCGCTCTCTTGCCGTTTGAAATTGAATTGCATTGAGTTTGTTAACTACATTAGTTAACATTTCGGCAATGACTAATCGACCTAATTTTTCCATCTTAGGATATTTAGCAAATAAGACATCTAATTTTTCCTTAGAAATGAGATATAAAACAGAATCTTCAAGAACTTCTAAATAATATAAACTAGGTTTTTTTTGAAAAAAGCTATCAGCACTAGACATAAATTTTCCTGTTCCAAAAAACCACTGTGTAATCTCCTTTTGGTTATCATTAAG encodes:
- a CDS encoding Crp/Fnr family transcriptional regulator, producing the protein MSFTHTLTALVPFSDDELNDILNHFTMKSVSKNETLVHQGDICKYLYFIEQGMGRSYYLNDNQKEITQWFFGTGKFMSSADSFFQKKPSLYYLEVLEDSVLYLISKEKLDVLFAKYPKMEKLGRLVIAEMLTNVVNKLNAIQFQTARERYDYMLAEFPDIVYQVSLGHIASYLGMAQETLSRIRSQDAIN